In Marinitoga sp. 38H-ov, the sequence AATTATGAAAGTAATATGATTGATTACGAGAATGCAAAAATAACATCTGATAGTACATCAGCAAAGCTAAACCTTCAAAATAATTATTATTCAATTATGAAAAGTTATGAATCCACTAAATTTAATTTATTAAAAAGCTTAGTAAATTATTTATTTACTTTAAAAAATGATCAAATCAATCTTCAAATTAAACAATTGAGCTTTGAAAATGCTGAAAAAAACTATAATGATACAAAAAATTTATATAGTAAGAATTTAACGAGTTATTCTAATTTACTAAATTCAGAATATAATTTTAAAAATGCTAAATATAGTTTAGAAAATGCAAAAGTAACTTTAATGAGGGATTTTGAAGACTTTAAGATATTTATAAATTCTGATGATGCAACTATTAATTATGATTTAGAAATTAATTTACCGGAAATACCTGAGTTTAAAGTAGAAAATTTAGTAGAAAAAGATTATGATTATTTAATGCAAAAAATATCTTATCAAATTGCATTAAATGAATATAATGCTACTAAAGGATTTTTAAGTGGATCTGATTTAAGAAAAAAAGAAATTGATTTAAAAAAGAAAGAATTGAATTTAGAAAATTTAAGAATTTCAAAAACAAAAGCTATTAGTCAATTAGTATCTGATATTAATTTAGCAAAAATAGATTTATCCGCATCATTAATTAATTTGAAATATTTAGAAGAAAATTTAAAAGATACAGAAAAAAGGTATAATAGCGGATTAATAGAAAAATCGCAATACAATCAAACTAAAATTTCTTTTCTTTCTGCTGTAATGCAAATTAATAATAAGAAGATGGGATTGGTATTAAAATATATGGAATTATATAATTATTTAAATTTAAATATATCAGATCTCATTGTAGTAAAATGAGGTGTAAGTAATGAAAAAATTATTAATGATATTGTTATTATTACCAATATTATCTTTTTCAAATTGGCTTGATAATATCAAGAATTATGTATATGAAGATTCGCAATATATTAATATGGTAAATAATTATAATCTATCAAAAGAAAATTATTTTTTAAAAGAAACGTTTTTGCCATCTATAATGATTTCAAATGGTAGATATAATTATTCCGATGAATCATCATCATTAAATATTCCATTGAGAGTGAATGCAAAAATATTTGATTTTGATTTTAGTTTAAATAGTAATTTTTCTAAAGTAGATGATTGGAGAGATACTTATTCTTTAACTATTTCAAAAGATATATTTTCTGAAACAGATGAAGAATTAATAAATGCTAAAATAAATTTATTAAAATCCCAATGGAACTTATTAAACACAAAAAATCAATTATTTATTAATTATCTAAACAATGGATTTAATAATTATTATTATAATCAATTATATAATATACAAAAACAATTATTTGAATATCAAAAAAATGATTATGAGAATAATAAGATAAAATATGAAAAAGGATTAATAAGTAATATAGAGTATTTAAATAGTAAAAAATTATATTTAAACTCTCAAATTTCATTATTAAATGCAAAAAAGAATTATGAAAAGTATGCTAAATATAATATTGACTTTAATATTTTAGAATTGACAATACCTTCATCTGAAAATATATATAATAGACCAGATATTATTGCTGAACAATTAAATGTTGATTTGAAAAAAATGGAAAATAATAGGAGTTATAGGCTATATTTACCAGACATTACAACAGGCATTACATTTGATTATAATTATCAATTAAATGAAAAAAAATTAACAACATCATTATTTTTAAATTTTAATTATAATTTATATGATAAAGGATATAGGGAATTTCAGATAAGTCAAGTACAAAATAATTATCTTTTAACTAAAAAAGAATATGATGAGAAGATAAATGATTTATTTGAACAATATGAAAATTTATTAAATTCTTTAGAGTCTTTGGAATTATCTTTACAGACAAAAACTTTAGATCTAGAGATTAAAGAATTGAATTATAATGTTTATAATGAGAAATATCAAAAAAATATAATTTCAGAAAAAGAGTTGGAAGAAAAATATTTAGAGTATAAGCAATCAAAATTAGAATTAGAAAAATCAAAATTTGATATTTTTATACAAAAACTAAATATATATAGTTTTTTAGGCTATGATTTAATTGGCCTATTTGAGGAGGAGTTTAAATGAAAAAATGGATAATTTCTATATTAATTATTGTAATTATAGGTGTATCAATATTTTTTGCAATACAAAATAAAAAATCTACTATTACAAGTACAGCTATTAAATATATAGAATATCCTGTTCAAAAGGGAAGTTTAACAGAGGTTATAGATGTTTCTGGACATATTAAACCAAAGATATACAGATATATTTATCCGCAAGTTTCTGGGAAGGTAATAGAAATATATAAAAAAGAAGGGGATTATGTAAAGCAAGGGGATCCTATTTTAAAAATAGATGATACTTCATTATACATTTCATATTTAAACGCTAAACTTTCATATGAATCTGTTAAAGGTCAAAATACTATTGAAGAAGAAATAAAAAAAGCTCAATATGAAAAGGCTAAAAATGAATATGAAAGTGCTGTTATAAAAGCTCCTATATCAGGTAAATTAATTAATTTTAATTTGGAGTTGGGAAATACAATTGGTACTAATACATTAGTTGGTGTAATAATAGATGATACATCATTTGAATTTGTAGGTTATATTGATTTAATTGATTATCCTAAGGTGAAAATAGGTCAAGAATTAACCTTAACTATAGATGGGTACTTTGATAAGAATATAAAAGGAGTTATTACATATGTTTCTTTAGGAGATTTAACATCTAATAATGTTACTGTAGCAGAAATTAAGGCTGATTTAGATTTAAATACTCAAAATAAACTTTTGAATTTAGATGTTAATAAATCTGAAATTTTATCTAAAAAAACTTTATCAGAAAGAGTTAAATCTCCAGAACAAATAGCAGAATTAAAAAAGACTAAAAATCAGTTGACTAGAGAATTTGATTTAAAAATATATGCAGGAGTTTCAGCAGAAGGACAAATTTATTCAGTAAATGAAGAAAATGTTATTAAAGTTCCATTAACTGCTATAACAAGTAAAGATGGGGAAAAATATGTATTAGTTAAAAAAGGAACCGATGGCGAAAATCCAATCACTGAAGAAAGGAAAGTGCAATTAGGAACAATAACTGAAAGTTTTGCAGAGATAAAAGAGGGATTAAGTGAAGGTGAAATAATATTAATGAAATCTACATCAACTATAAAAAATGGATATAATAAATCACCTATACCAGCTGGAAGAGTTTTGGGTAAATGAGGTGTTTGTATGAATGATATTGTTTTTGAAGTAAGAGATGTAAAAAAAATATATAATATGGGAGAAGTTAAGGTAAATGCTTTAGCTGGTATAAATTTTAAGATAAAAAAAGGGGAATTTGTAATAATTATGGGGCCTTCTGGTTCTGGTAAATCAACAACACTTCATATTATGGGATGTTTGGATGTTCCTACTTCTGGTGAGGTATATATAGATTCAATTAAAGTTAGCGATTTAGATGATAAAAGTTTGGCAAAAGTAAGAAGAGAAAAAATAGGGTTTGTATTTCAACAATTTAATTTATTACCTAGAATGACAGCTTTAGAGAATGTTGAATTACCTATGATGTATAAAGGTGTTCCATCTCATAAACGAAAAAAAAGAGCTAAAGAGTTATTGGAATTAGTGGGATTAGGAGATAGAATTCATCATAAGCCAACGCAATTGTTTGGAGGGCAAATGCAAAGAGTTGCAATTGCTAGAGCTTTAGCTAATGATCCTAGTTATATTTTAGCAGATGAGCCTACAGGGAACCTGGACACTAAAAGTGGAGAAGAAGTTTTAAAAATATTTAAAAAATTAAACGCTGAAGGAATGACAGTAATTATTGTTACCCATGATCCTGAATTAGAAGAACTTGGAACACATAATATTTTTCTAAGAGATGGTCTTATACAAAAGGAGAGTTTTGTATGATTATAGAAATGATTAAAGAAGCATTAAGAGCATTATTTCAAAATAAAATGAGATCTTTCCTATCTATGCTTGGGATTATAATAGGTGTTTTAGCTGTTATTATAGTGTTATCTTTAGGTAATGGCGCAACTTATTCTGTGAAAAGTGAAATAGAGTCTATGGGTTCAAATGTTTTTTATGTTATAGCTAAAGGTTCTAGATATGCAAAATTATCTGTAGCTGATTTAGAAGATTTAAAAATGAATTCTCAATTTTTAACAAATATTACTCCAAGTTTTTCTAGTGGAGGTAATTTTAAATATGACACAAATGAAGTTTCTGCACAATATTATGGAGTAGTTCCTGATTTTATTAATATGTTTTCCTTAGAAGTAGAAAAAGGTAGAATGATTAATGATATTGACAATGAAGGTATTTTAAAGGTAGCTGTTATCGGAAGCTCTGTTGCTGAACAGTTATTTGAAGATGAGGATCCTATTGGAAAAACAATTAAATTGTTTAGAAATAAGGGAAGTATTAATTTTACTGTAATTGGAGTAATTAAACCTACAGGCTCAAAATTGTTTTTAAATGTGGACAATACAATTTTTATTCCGTATGAAACAATGAATAAAAGAGTTACCAAAGTAGACGTTGTAAATCAATTTTTTGCCAAAGCAATATCTAGTGATTTAAATGAAGAAGCAAAAAATGAGCTTGAAAATTTTCTATATACAAAATTTAAGGATAATAGAGCATATTTTATTATAAGTCAAGAAGAAATATTAGGTACAATAAATCAAGTTACAGGTATGCTTAATTTGACTTTAGGGGCTATTGCAGGTATTTCTTTACTTGTAGGTGGAATAGGTATTATGAATATTATGTTGGTATCTGTTACAGAAAGAACAAGAGAAATAGGTATTAAAAAAGCTATCGGTGCAACTAATGGGAATATATTAATGCAATTTTTAACTGAATCAATATTTTTAACTATTACAGCAGGTGCAATTGGTATTTTTTTAGGGATTTATTTTGCAAAATTAATAGGAAAATTTATTAATATAACTCCTTATTTTGATTTAAATCAAATAATATTAGCATTTGTAGTTTCTGGAGCTATAGGTTTATTCTTTGGTGTTTATCCGGCTATTAAAGCATCAAAGCTAAATCCGGTAGATGCCTTAAGATATGAATAGTCCGCTTTTTTTAAAGCGGGCTTTTTTATATACTAAAATTTCTAGCAATAAAAAGATATTTTGAAAAATAAAGAGTAAATGAAAGATTTTTCATTATAATTAGATATTTTTATTATATTACAATTAATTATAAAGAAATAGTAAAGATAATAATTTTGTCTTTGCTTAATGTATTAGAAACTTTGATAAAGTATTTGTAATTTTTATTTTTTTGTGGTAAAATAATACCGGAATAAATTTTAATCAAGGAGGGGACAGTATGAAGAAACTCTTAGTAGCACTTTTATTAGTATTTTCTATTTTTACATTTGCTGAAGTTATGAACCCCAATACAATAGTTGATGTAACTATTGGGGAACCAGACACATTAGATCCACATCAAGCATACGATACAGCTAGTGGTGAAGTAATTTTTAATGTATATGACAACCTTATTGAATATGTAGGTTCAAGTTTAAGTAAATTTGCTCCAAGAATAGCAGAGTCATGGGAAATTGACGGAAATACGGTTAAATTCAAAATCAGAAAAGGCGTTAAATTCCACAGTGGAAATGAATTAACACCATATGATATTGAATATACATTTGAAAGAGCATTAATTGGAAATCCTGGTGGCGGACCTATCTGGATGTTATACGAAGTATTCTTTGGAGATTACTTCAGTTTAAAATCAGCAGTTAAGGGTTTAACAGGACATTCATGGTCAGATTTAGTAGATGCTGATAAAAATCCTGTAAGTGATGAAGCAAAACAAATCTTATTAGATTTCTACAAAAATTATATTGATCCAAAAATTGAAGTAGATGGCGATTATGTAGTATTCCACTTAGCAGCTCCAAAAGTATATTTCTTAAATATTATTGCACAAGGTTCATCATGGGGAGCAATATTAGACAGTAAAGCTGCAATGGATTTAGGATTATGGGATGGAAAAGAAGAAGGATGGTGGAAATTCCACGATTGGAAAAAAGAAGATTCACCATTATACGCAAAAGAAATTGGTTCAGGTCCATTTACTTTAGTAGAATGGAACAGAACAGAACAAAAAGTTACATTAAAAGCATTCCCAGAATACTGGAGAGGTCCAGCAAAAGTTGAAAACGTAGTTATTTGGGGAGTAGATGAATGGTCAACAAGAAAAACATTGTTAGAAAAAGGTGAAGCAGATATCGCAGCTGTACCTGTACAATTCTTGAACCAAGTAAAAGGAAATCCAGATTTAGAAATTATCGAAGGTTTACCATCAGTATCTGTAACAACATTAAACTTCAACTGGCAAGTAAAACCAGATTCACCATATATTGGAAGCGGTAAATTAGACGGTGAAGGTATTCCAACAACATTCTTTGCTGATAAAAATGTAAGATTAGCTTTCATTCATTCATTTGATTATCAAAAAATGATTGATGATGTATTAGATGGTTATGGAGAATTGGTTCCAACAGCATTACCAAAAGGATTCTTAGGTTACTCTGACGAATTACAAAAACCAGCATTTGATTTAGCTGAAGCAACAAAATACTTCAAGAGAGCTTACAGAGGACAATTATGGAGAAAAGGTTTCAAAATGACAATTCTTTACAATACAGGTAATGAAGCAAGACAAAAATCAGCTGAATTATTAGCAGATTCATTAAAGAAAATCAATCCTAAATTCCAAGCTGAAGTTAGAGGAGTACAATGGCCAACATTCTTAGATGCTAGAAAAAATGGAAAAATGCCATTATACATTTTAGGTTGGTTAGCAGATTATCCTGATCCAAACAACTTTATTTACACATTCTATCATTCAGACGGTGACTATGGTTATTACTTTGGTGAAGAATATGCTAAATTTGCAAATGCACCACAAGCATTCTTTGGCGGTAAATCATTAAATGAAGTAATTAATGAAGCATCATCATTAACAGATCCAGCAGAAAGAGAAAAATTATATATTCAAATTCAAGAATTTGTAATTAGAGAAGGTTTAGGTGTTCCATTATATCAACCAGTTGGTGTAAGGGTTCATAGAAAATGGTTAAAAGGTTGGTATCCAAACTCAATTAGACCAGGTGACGATTATTACGCATATTCAAAATCAGAATAATTTAAAAATTTTTAGATAATTACTATTATTTCAATTTAAGGGGAGGGGTGAATACCTCTCCTTATCTTTTTTCTTTTTTGAATAATATGTTTCTGTGATATAATAAAATGATTTTATATTTTAAAATATGGAGGTGCTGTTATGACGGCGTATATTATTAGGAGGTTATTATTGCTACCTCTTATAATTTTTGGGGTTACACTGATAGTTTTCTCCATGATGCAATTATTAGGAGAAGATCAATTATTAGCCGCATATGTTGATCCTAACTCTTTGGATAAAATGTCTGTTGAAGAGTTAGAAATGGTTAAAGAAAAGTATGGATTAAATGATGATCCAGTAACAAAGTATGTAAAATGGATTGGAAATGTAGTAAAAGGAGATTTGGGATGGTCAATTGTTGGTAAGGAACCTGTAAGCAAGGCTATTTTAGGTAGATTGCCATCAACAATTGAATTAGCTTTATTTTCCATATTTCCAATTATAGGTGTAGGAGTATGGTTGGGTGTTAAGGCTGCATTGCATAGAAATAAGTGGCAAGATCATTTAATAAGAATTTTCTCTATTGTAGGATGGTCATTCCCGGATTTTGTTTTTGGCTTATTAATACTTATGGTATTTTATAGTTGGCTTGGTTGGTTCCCCCCTGGAAGAGTTAGTCTGCAAATTGAAAGTATAATCAATTCGCCAGACTTTCATCAATATACTAAGTTAGTAACTATTGATGGATTATTAAATGGAAGATTAGATGTATTTTGGGATGGATTAAGACATTTAATAGGTCCAATTTTAACATTATCCTACTTATGGTGGGCATATTTAATTAGAATTACAAGATCATCAATGTTAGAAGTTTTAAGTAAAGATTATGTTAGAACAGCAAGAGCTAAGGGTTTATCAGAAAGAGTGGTAATTAATAAGCATGCTAAAAGAAATGCTTTAATTCCAGTTGCTACAGTTGCAGGATCTATGATTATTGGATTGATTATGGGAGTTATTATTGTTGAAACAATATTTGTAAGACCAGGTATTGGAAGTTTTGCTGCAAAAGCTGCAGGACAACTTGATTATGCTTCAATAATGGGTATGTTATTATTTTCGTCATTTATACTAATAGTCGGTAATTTGATCATTGACATATCTTATGCATTAATCGATCCAAGAATTAGATACGAGTGAGGTGAGTTGAAATGAATGAAGAATTAAAAAGAGCTCTTAGGAAGTTCTATAAAAACCCTTCAGCTATGTTAGGCTTAATACTTTTAATATTTTTTATTTTAGTAGCAGCTTTTGCTCCATTATTAGCTCCTCCTCAAATTCCAATTGATCCTGAAATAGAAAATATGGAGCAAATGTTAAATGAATTGGAAGAAACAAAAAATCCATCTTTAATAGATGATTTAACAATGTCTTTTACTGACTATTATGATTTCACATATGGTTTTTATTTAGAATATTCTGAAGATGTTAAAAATTTAAAAGAAGCTTTGAATGAATATAAATCTAATAAAACAGATAAAAATTTGGAAAAATTAATTGAAGCATTATCTCCGTTAACAGATGAATATATATTAGATGAATCATACTTAACTAATATTCAAGATAATTTAAATGATAGTAAAAAATTTAATTTGGCTATAAAAGATTTGGAAAAAGGTCTTGATGCATTTTTAGCTAAAGCTAAAAATGCTGAAAAAATGAATGCTGAATTAGAAGAAATAAATTCTAAAAATACTTCTGTTGAAGAGTTTTTACAATCAGCAAAAAAATATTTTAAAGATTTAAAAGAAAATTACATTAAAGATTTAAATTATGATCCATATGTTATGCCTATAGTAACATATGAAAATACACCTCAACCACCTTCAAAAGAATATCCTTTTGGTATTAGTAATGGAAGAGATATTTATTATGGTGTTGTTTGGGGGACAAGAACTGGATTTAAAATTGGATTAACAGTTGTTTTAACAGCTACTGTTATAGGTTTGTTTATAGGATCAATTTCTGCATATTTTGGCGGATGGGTAGACGAAGTTTTAATGAGAATTACAGATATTTTTATGTCTATTCCATTTATGTTATCAGCTATGGTTTTAACCACAGTTTTAGGAACTGGTCTTGATAAGGTTATGATTGCAATGATTGTTTTTGGTTGGATGGGTTCTGCAAGATTAATTAGAGGTAATATCTTACAAGCAAAAAATGATCAATATGTTTTAGCTGCAAAAGCATTAGGAGTGAAAGATTCTAAAATAATTGTTAAACATATTTTGCCTAATACCGTGTTCCCTGTATTAATTCAAGCTTCTATGAGAATTGGATCAATGGTTATTACTGCTGCTGTTTTAAGTTTCTTAGGTGTTGGAGCTCCTCAAGGATATGCTGATTGGGGATCTATATTAAATTATGCAAGAAACTGGATTTTAGGTGGTACTGGTGGAGCATTTGATTATTGGTATACTGTAATGTATCCTGGTACAGCAATGGTTTTATTTGTTTTAGCATGGAACTTAGTTGGAGATGCACTCAGAGATATATTTGATCCGAAACTACGCGGTTAGGAAGGAGGCAAACAATGAAAGAGCCAATATTAAAAGTAAATAATTTACATACATATTTTTCTACTGAAGACGGTGAAG encodes:
- a CDS encoding TolC family protein gives rise to the protein MKKGIFLLVVTLFSLNIFALSTSELLNLVSNNTDYILNELNYESNMIDYENAKITSDSTSAKLNLQNNYYSIMKSYESTKFNLLKSLVNYLFTLKNDQINLQIKQLSFENAEKNYNDTKNLYSKNLTSYSNLLNSEYNFKNAKYSLENAKVTLMRDFEDFKIFINSDDATINYDLEINLPEIPEFKVENLVEKDYDYLMQKISYQIALNEYNATKGFLSGSDLRKKEIDLKKKELNLENLRISKTKAISQLVSDINLAKIDLSASLINLKYLEENLKDTEKRYNSGLIEKSQYNQTKISFLSAVMQINNKKMGLVLKYMELYNYLNLNISDLIVVK
- a CDS encoding TolC family protein, whose product is MKKLLMILLLLPILSFSNWLDNIKNYVYEDSQYINMVNNYNLSKENYFLKETFLPSIMISNGRYNYSDESSSLNIPLRVNAKIFDFDFSLNSNFSKVDDWRDTYSLTISKDIFSETDEELINAKINLLKSQWNLLNTKNQLFINYLNNGFNNYYYNQLYNIQKQLFEYQKNDYENNKIKYEKGLISNIEYLNSKKLYLNSQISLLNAKKNYEKYAKYNIDFNILELTIPSSENIYNRPDIIAEQLNVDLKKMENNRSYRLYLPDITTGITFDYNYQLNEKKLTTSLFLNFNYNLYDKGYREFQISQVQNNYLLTKKEYDEKINDLFEQYENLLNSLESLELSLQTKTLDLEIKELNYNVYNEKYQKNIISEKELEEKYLEYKQSKLELEKSKFDIFIQKLNIYSFLGYDLIGLFEEEFK
- a CDS encoding HlyD family efflux transporter periplasmic adaptor subunit, which encodes MKKWIISILIIVIIGVSIFFAIQNKKSTITSTAIKYIEYPVQKGSLTEVIDVSGHIKPKIYRYIYPQVSGKVIEIYKKEGDYVKQGDPILKIDDTSLYISYLNAKLSYESVKGQNTIEEEIKKAQYEKAKNEYESAVIKAPISGKLINFNLELGNTIGTNTLVGVIIDDTSFEFVGYIDLIDYPKVKIGQELTLTIDGYFDKNIKGVITYVSLGDLTSNNVTVAEIKADLDLNTQNKLLNLDVNKSEILSKKTLSERVKSPEQIAELKKTKNQLTREFDLKIYAGVSAEGQIYSVNEENVIKVPLTAITSKDGEKYVLVKKGTDGENPITEERKVQLGTITESFAEIKEGLSEGEIILMKSTSTIKNGYNKSPIPAGRVLGK
- a CDS encoding ABC transporter ATP-binding protein, producing MNDIVFEVRDVKKIYNMGEVKVNALAGINFKIKKGEFVIIMGPSGSGKSTTLHIMGCLDVPTSGEVYIDSIKVSDLDDKSLAKVRREKIGFVFQQFNLLPRMTALENVELPMMYKGVPSHKRKKRAKELLELVGLGDRIHHKPTQLFGGQMQRVAIARALANDPSYILADEPTGNLDTKSGEEVLKIFKKLNAEGMTVIIVTHDPELEELGTHNIFLRDGLIQKESFV
- a CDS encoding ABC transporter permease — protein: MIIEMIKEALRALFQNKMRSFLSMLGIIIGVLAVIIVLSLGNGATYSVKSEIESMGSNVFYVIAKGSRYAKLSVADLEDLKMNSQFLTNITPSFSSGGNFKYDTNEVSAQYYGVVPDFINMFSLEVEKGRMINDIDNEGILKVAVIGSSVAEQLFEDEDPIGKTIKLFRNKGSINFTVIGVIKPTGSKLFLNVDNTIFIPYETMNKRVTKVDVVNQFFAKAISSDLNEEAKNELENFLYTKFKDNRAYFIISQEEILGTINQVTGMLNLTLGAIAGISLLVGGIGIMNIMLVSVTERTREIGIKKAIGATNGNILMQFLTESIFLTITAGAIGIFLGIYFAKLIGKFINITPYFDLNQIILAFVVSGAIGLFFGVYPAIKASKLNPVDALRYE
- a CDS encoding ABC transporter substrate-binding protein, which gives rise to MKKLLVALLLVFSIFTFAEVMNPNTIVDVTIGEPDTLDPHQAYDTASGEVIFNVYDNLIEYVGSSLSKFAPRIAESWEIDGNTVKFKIRKGVKFHSGNELTPYDIEYTFERALIGNPGGGPIWMLYEVFFGDYFSLKSAVKGLTGHSWSDLVDADKNPVSDEAKQILLDFYKNYIDPKIEVDGDYVVFHLAAPKVYFLNIIAQGSSWGAILDSKAAMDLGLWDGKEEGWWKFHDWKKEDSPLYAKEIGSGPFTLVEWNRTEQKVTLKAFPEYWRGPAKVENVVIWGVDEWSTRKTLLEKGEADIAAVPVQFLNQVKGNPDLEIIEGLPSVSVTTLNFNWQVKPDSPYIGSGKLDGEGIPTTFFADKNVRLAFIHSFDYQKMIDDVLDGYGELVPTALPKGFLGYSDELQKPAFDLAEATKYFKRAYRGQLWRKGFKMTILYNTGNEARQKSAELLADSLKKINPKFQAEVRGVQWPTFLDARKNGKMPLYILGWLADYPDPNNFIYTFYHSDGDYGYYFGEEYAKFANAPQAFFGGKSLNEVINEASSLTDPAEREKLYIQIQEFVIREGLGVPLYQPVGVRVHRKWLKGWYPNSIRPGDDYYAYSKSE
- a CDS encoding ABC transporter permease; its protein translation is MTAYIIRRLLLLPLIIFGVTLIVFSMMQLLGEDQLLAAYVDPNSLDKMSVEELEMVKEKYGLNDDPVTKYVKWIGNVVKGDLGWSIVGKEPVSKAILGRLPSTIELALFSIFPIIGVGVWLGVKAALHRNKWQDHLIRIFSIVGWSFPDFVFGLLILMVFYSWLGWFPPGRVSLQIESIINSPDFHQYTKLVTIDGLLNGRLDVFWDGLRHLIGPILTLSYLWWAYLIRITRSSMLEVLSKDYVRTARAKGLSERVVINKHAKRNALIPVATVAGSMIIGLIMGVIIVETIFVRPGIGSFAAKAAGQLDYASIMGMLLFSSFILIVGNLIIDISYALIDPRIRYE
- a CDS encoding ABC transporter permease, producing the protein MNAELEEINSKNTSVEEFLQSAKKYFKDLKENYIKDLNYDPYVMPIVTYENTPQPPSKEYPFGISNGRDIYYGVVWGTRTGFKIGLTVVLTATVIGLFIGSISAYFGGWVDEVLMRITDIFMSIPFMLSAMVLTTVLGTGLDKVMIAMIVFGWMGSARLIRGNILQAKNDQYVLAAKALGVKDSKIIVKHILPNTVFPVLIQASMRIGSMVITAAVLSFLGVGAPQGYADWGSILNYARNWILGGTGGAFDYWYTVMYPGTAMVLFVLAWNLVGDALRDIFDPKLRG